Proteins found in one Methylobacterium sp. CB376 genomic segment:
- a CDS encoding HlyD family type I secretion periplasmic adaptor subunit, translated as MAEVTALAPAAPRGRSLDRAFLPAELELLETPPSPTLRATAWTLIALVAGTVAWACGSEIEIVATAPGRLVPVGEVKVVQPLETSVVRGIHVAEGDHVAAGQRLIDLDPTEVSADLEATRTERMQALLDAEAARLLLSEAEDPVIPRLPEVDEALQGATQVQLRLQVAAHRATMGALRSEIADKQAALASKRVEESRNAELVPLAEDRFATQKDLFARGNTSKLTLLQAEVDLIDKRADARALPEQARQLQAEIAGLEQKLAQARADFLKEAAEQRVTALRKVAVADQTLRKEREREAERHLTAPVSGTIQDLKVHTLGGVVSAAETLLTLVPDDMPLEVEASVAHREMGFVREGQRAEVKLEAFPFTRYGTVGGTVRLVGREASAQGGAMPTRPGEEPRGSGAGEESAYRVRVSLDRASVPTEGGAVALRSGMAVQADIMTGRRRVIAFLVDPVLAGWKEFGHER; from the coding sequence ATGGCTGAGGTGACCGCGCTCGCCCCGGCGGCGCCCCGGGGCAGGAGCCTGGACCGGGCCTTCCTGCCGGCCGAGCTCGAATTGCTGGAGACGCCGCCCTCGCCGACCCTGCGGGCGACGGCCTGGACGCTGATCGCGCTGGTGGCGGGAACGGTCGCCTGGGCCTGCGGGAGCGAGATCGAGATCGTCGCGACCGCGCCCGGCCGCCTCGTCCCGGTGGGCGAGGTGAAGGTGGTACAGCCCCTGGAGACGAGCGTGGTCAGGGGCATCCACGTCGCGGAGGGGGACCACGTGGCGGCCGGCCAGAGGCTGATCGACCTCGACCCGACGGAAGTCTCCGCCGATCTCGAAGCGACGCGCACCGAGCGCATGCAGGCCCTGCTCGACGCGGAGGCGGCGCGGCTCCTCCTGAGCGAGGCGGAGGATCCGGTGATCCCGCGCCTGCCCGAGGTGGACGAGGCGCTGCAGGGGGCGACGCAGGTCCAGCTCCGCCTGCAGGTGGCGGCGCACCGCGCGACCATGGGCGCGCTGCGCAGCGAGATCGCCGACAAGCAGGCGGCGCTGGCGTCGAAGCGGGTGGAGGAGAGCCGGAACGCGGAGCTCGTGCCGCTCGCCGAGGACCGCTTCGCGACCCAGAAGGATCTGTTCGCGCGGGGCAACACGTCGAAGCTGACCCTTCTTCAGGCCGAGGTCGACCTGATCGACAAGCGCGCGGACGCGCGCGCGCTGCCGGAGCAGGCCCGCCAGCTGCAGGCGGAGATCGCCGGGCTGGAGCAGAAGCTGGCACAGGCGCGGGCGGATTTCCTGAAGGAGGCGGCGGAGCAGCGGGTGACGGCGTTGCGGAAGGTGGCGGTGGCCGACCAGACCCTGCGCAAGGAGCGCGAGCGCGAAGCGGAGCGGCACCTGACGGCACCCGTGTCCGGCACGATCCAGGACCTGAAAGTGCACACGCTGGGCGGAGTCGTGAGCGCCGCCGAGACCCTGTTGACCCTCGTCCCGGACGACATGCCGCTGGAGGTGGAGGCATCGGTGGCCCATCGCGAGATGGGCTTCGTGCGGGAGGGTCAGCGGGCGGAGGTGAAGCTCGAAGCCTTCCCGTTCACCCGCTACGGGACGGTGGGGGGCACGGTGCGCCTCGTGGGCCGCGAGGCGAGCGCGCAGGGCGGGGCGATGCCGACGCGCCCGGGGGAGGAGCCGCGGGGGAGCGGCGCGGGTGAGGAGAGCGCCTATCGGGTGCGCGTCAGCCTCGACCGGGCGAGCGTCCCGACGGAGGGCGGTGCCGTCGCCCTGCGCTCCGGCATGGCGGTCCAGGCCGACATCATGACCGGCCGTCGCCGGGTGATCGCGTTCCTCGTCGATCCGGTCCTGGCCGGCTGGAAGGAATTCGGGCACGAGCGCTGA
- a CDS encoding methyl-accepting chemotaxis protein produces MRPTLKSILVGLFALTAAISAVQGTIGLVKLATIRAEIDQMATNWLPSVDLVHQLNTASREYRVRVYRLIVASDGPAALAENKAALAAVSETIGRLRRSYEPLISPGAERAAYDAYASVWERYIAAQAPLLAAVEAGRRDEALALVARPGIAELGGEISRQLQSLAEFNKREASEGAETGRRSAEAATETAWLAMAASLVTSVGAMLFGLFGISRPLAATAGAMRRLAEGDAAAPVPGLGRRDEIGAMAAALEVFKANLLRSRDLEAQAEAARAETETRRRALLREMAAGFERAVGGIVGTVSSAATELQTTAQTMSGVAGEAAQRSRGAANGAAQAAANVGMVAAAAEELGTSVREIGRQVDGSAELARAAAEEAVESAALVGQLNDAAARIGDVVGLIASIASQTNLLALNATIEAARAGEAGRGFAVVAAEVKELANQTAKATGEIGAQIDRMRGSTDRAVTAIGTITGRIQEMSGVATCIAAAVEQQAAATQEIVRNVTEAADGTTQVNGHIAGVASATEETGAAAAQVLASASDLSRQAEQLRAEVERFLSGVRAA; encoded by the coding sequence ATGCGCCCCACGCTCAAGTCCATCCTGGTCGGCCTGTTCGCGCTGACCGCCGCGATCTCGGCCGTGCAGGGCACCATCGGCCTCGTCAAGCTCGCGACGATCCGCGCCGAGATCGACCAGATGGCGACGAACTGGCTGCCCTCGGTCGACCTCGTCCACCAGCTCAACACGGCCTCGCGGGAGTACCGCGTGCGGGTCTACCGGCTGATCGTCGCCTCGGACGGGCCGGCCGCCCTGGCGGAGAACAAGGCCGCCCTGGCGGCGGTGAGCGAGACGATCGGGCGGCTGCGCCGGAGCTACGAGCCCCTGATCTCGCCCGGCGCGGAGCGCGCCGCCTACGACGCCTACGCCTCCGTCTGGGAGAGGTACATCGCCGCGCAGGCGCCGCTCCTGGCGGCGGTGGAGGCCGGCCGCCGGGACGAGGCCCTCGCCCTGGTGGCGCGGCCCGGCATCGCCGAACTCGGCGGGGAGATCTCCCGGCAGCTCCAGTCCCTGGCGGAGTTCAACAAGCGGGAAGCGTCCGAGGGCGCCGAGACCGGGCGGCGCAGCGCCGAGGCCGCGACCGAGACCGCGTGGCTGGCGATGGCCGCCTCGCTGGTCACCTCGGTCGGCGCCATGCTGTTCGGGCTGTTCGGCATCTCCCGTCCGCTCGCCGCGACGGCCGGCGCCATGCGGCGGCTCGCGGAGGGCGACGCCGCGGCCCCGGTGCCGGGGCTCGGGCGCCGCGACGAGATCGGCGCGATGGCGGCGGCCCTGGAGGTGTTCAAGGCCAACCTCCTGCGCAGCCGCGACCTCGAGGCCCAGGCCGAGGCCGCCCGCGCCGAGACCGAGACCCGGCGCCGGGCCCTGCTGCGCGAGATGGCGGCGGGCTTCGAGCGGGCGGTCGGCGGCATCGTCGGCACGGTCTCGTCCGCCGCCACCGAGTTGCAGACGACCGCGCAGACCATGAGCGGCGTGGCGGGCGAGGCCGCGCAGCGGTCGCGGGGGGCGGCGAACGGCGCGGCGCAGGCCGCCGCCAATGTCGGGATGGTCGCCGCCGCCGCGGAGGAGCTCGGCACCTCCGTGCGCGAGATCGGCCGGCAGGTCGACGGCTCGGCGGAGCTCGCCCGGGCCGCGGCCGAGGAGGCCGTCGAGAGCGCCGCGCTCGTCGGACAGCTCAACGACGCGGCCGCGCGGATCGGCGACGTGGTCGGGCTCATCGCCTCGATCGCGAGCCAGACCAATCTCCTGGCGCTCAACGCGACGATCGAGGCGGCGCGGGCCGGCGAGGCGGGCCGCGGCTTCGCGGTGGTCGCCGCCGAGGTCAAGGAACTCGCCAACCAGACCGCCAAGGCGACGGGCGAGATCGGCGCCCAGATCGACCGCATGCGCGGCTCGACCGACCGGGCCGTGACGGCGATCGGGACCATCACCGGGCGCATCCAGGAGATGAGCGGCGTGGCGACCTGCATCGCCGCGGCGGTGGAGCAGCAGGCGGCGGCGACCCAGGAGATCGTCCGCAACGTGACCGAGGCCGCCGACGGCACCACGCAGGTGAACGGCCACATCGCGGGCGTCGCCTCCGCCACCGAGGAGACGGGCGCGGCCGCCGCGCAGGTGCTGGCCTCGGCCTCCGACCTCTCGCGCCAGGCCGAGCAGCTGCGGGCGGAGGTGGAGCGCTTCCTCTCCGGCGTCCGGGCCGCCTGA
- a CDS encoding beta strand repeat-containing protein: MAPAIDKDLLDPNYLADYRSTQDLLEELKKNGIMYHALSFEENADGSYTDVASGKNLNLSDNDSKIAITDNYSGSICGNRDVFSIGSGGRLNVAGSNDSIGFLGSGSFVGIQGTGEAIGNDDASNLVNINGNGSSATVNGDVSVGLYGSNQYLTFENTGNRVTVYEGFTGETISAGGADLTLGANASANIRGNGDGIHLDPNAGDYAGVFGQNQTVTGDSGNNSINLGGDGTSATVSGGGYVGLCGSHQILTLADWGSTAQTAAGVTDEDVTATNSTVNFGANATANIRGAGDGIHLDPNAGDYAGVFGQNQTVTGDSGNNSINLGGDGTSATVYGGGYVGLCGSSQTLTLADWGSTAQTAANVTGESVTASNSTIGYGANASANIRGNGDAIHLNPNAGDYAGVYGQNQTVTGDTGNDTVNLGGNGTSATVSGGGYVGLCDSNQTLTLTDGGFTTDMLPGQAGETVAGDDGTINFAQADRGSVRGSFDTITGVQGQNVITFAGHNETINISNGDIEIDGPTYGDRFWGDDDSVFEDGRYIGGSGDNGEWDGEGDDGGWDEGGGWDDPIVLNLSGQPVRTVAAAQAGARFDARDDGRKVALGWGTPGEGYLVHLAPGKQAVTQDADLVPSFMALRRLDANGDGRVDAHDPAYAELKVWIDPTGHADPGQGQLVSLSDLGIASLDVNATPNRRVDQGNLILDDSQFHWRDGKAGSLAGVALRIAPEVSSQGTADASPSSLAGHVSRLAAAMAGFGAGAAGATSPAASVPPPAPSLAVDPTLHPPMRLAA; encoded by the coding sequence TTGGCACCCGCCATTGATAAGGATCTACTCGACCCAAATTATCTTGCTGATTACCGCTCCACACAGGACCTCCTTGAAGAACTGAAAAAAAACGGCATTATGTATCATGCCCTCTCATTCGAAGAAAACGCCGACGGTTCTTATACCGACGTCGCGAGTGGAAAGAATCTAAATCTGAGCGACAATGATTCAAAGATAGCTATTACTGACAATTATTCTGGTTCAATTTGTGGCAACAGGGATGTCTTCAGTATCGGATCAGGCGGGCGCTTGAATGTCGCTGGATCCAACGACTCGATTGGTTTCCTCGGTTCCGGGAGTTTTGTCGGCATTCAGGGCACCGGGGAGGCTATCGGCAACGACGACGCCTCAAATCTCGTCAATATCAATGGAAATGGCTCCTCTGCCACTGTCAACGGAGATGTCAGCGTCGGCCTCTACGGCTCCAACCAGTATCTCACCTTCGAGAACACCGGAAACCGCGTCACTGTCTATGAAGGCTTCACAGGCGAGACCATCTCCGCCGGCGGAGCCGATCTCACTCTGGGCGCGAATGCCAGCGCCAACATCCGCGGCAACGGCGACGGCATCCACCTCGACCCCAACGCGGGCGACTACGCCGGCGTCTTCGGCCAGAACCAGACTGTCACCGGAGACAGCGGCAACAACTCCATCAACCTCGGCGGCGACGGCACCTCCGCCACGGTGTCCGGCGGAGGCTATGTCGGCCTCTGCGGCAGCCATCAGATCCTCACCCTCGCCGATTGGGGCTCCACCGCCCAGACCGCCGCGGGCGTGACGGACGAGGACGTCACGGCGACGAACTCCACCGTCAATTTCGGTGCCAACGCCACTGCCAACATCCGCGGCGCCGGCGACGGCATCCACCTCGACCCCAACGCGGGCGACTACGCCGGCGTCTTCGGCCAGAACCAGACTGTCACCGGAGACAGCGGCAACAACTCCATCAACCTCGGCGGCGACGGCACCTCCGCCACGGTTTACGGCGGAGGCTATGTCGGCCTCTGCGGCAGCAGCCAGACCCTCACCCTCGCCGATTGGGGCTCCACCGCCCAGACCGCCGCGAACGTCACCGGCGAGAGCGTCACCGCCAGCAACTCCACGATCGGCTACGGGGCGAATGCCAGCGCCAACATCCGCGGCAACGGCGACGCCATCCACCTCAACCCCAACGCGGGCGACTATGCCGGCGTCTACGGACAGAACCAGACCGTCACCGGCGACACCGGAAACGACACCGTCAACCTCGGCGGCAACGGCACCTCGGCCACGGTGTCCGGCGGAGGCTATGTCGGCCTCTGCGACAGCAACCAGACTCTCACCCTCACCGATGGCGGCTTCACCACCGACATGCTCCCCGGCCAGGCCGGTGAGACCGTCGCGGGCGACGACGGCACCATCAACTTCGCCCAGGCCGACAGGGGCAGCGTTCGCGGCTCCTTCGACACCATCACCGGAGTCCAGGGTCAGAACGTCATCACCTTCGCCGGCCACAACGAGACCATCAACATCAGCAACGGCGACATCGAGATCGACGGACCGACCTACGGCGACCGCTTCTGGGGCGACGACGATTCCGTCTTCGAGGACGGGCGCTACATCGGCGGCTCCGGCGACAACGGCGAATGGGACGGCGAAGGGGACGACGGCGGCTGGGACGAGGGCGGCGGCTGGGACGATCCCATCGTGCTCAACCTGAGCGGCCAACCCGTGCGCACCGTCGCCGCCGCGCAGGCCGGCGCCCGATTCGACGCGCGCGACGACGGCCGCAAGGTCGCGCTCGGCTGGGGGACTCCCGGCGAGGGCTACCTCGTCCACCTCGCCCCGGGCAAGCAGGCCGTGACCCAGGACGCCGACCTCGTCCCCAGCTTCATGGCCCTGCGCCGCCTCGACGCCAACGGCGACGGACGCGTCGACGCGCACGACCCGGCCTATGCCGAGCTGAAGGTCTGGATCGACCCGACCGGCCACGCCGATCCCGGACAGGGCCAACTCGTCTCGCTCTCCGACCTCGGCATCGCCTCGCTGGACGTCAACGCCACCCCGAACCGCCGGGTCGACCAGGGCAACCTGATCCTGGACGACAGCCAGTTCCACTGGCGCGACGGCAAAGCCGGCAGCCTCGCGGGGGTCGCCCTGCGCATCGCCCCGGAGGTCTCGTCTCAGGGCACCGCGGACGCGTCCCCGTCCTCCCTCGCCGGCCACGTGTCGCGGCTGGCCGCCGCGATGGCGGGCTTCGGGGCGGGCGCAGCGGGCGCGACGAGCCCGGCCGCCTCGGTCCCGCCGCCGGCGCCTTCCCTGGCCGTGGATCCCACCCTGCACCCGCCGATGCGCCTCGCGGCCTGA
- the rnr gene encoding ribonuclease R: MAKRSSPPSDHAALPSREAVLAFIAEATTKVGKREIAKAFGLKGADKVELKRMLAELKDEGAVEKDRAGLRKAGRLPPVLVAEIDARDRDGELLARPAQWDPEAGPAPKILVMAPRGRRTGSLPAPGIGDRALLRVEPDREAPGRYLGRVVKVIGRNKAEMLGIYRALEKGGGRVLPVEKRAQGREIEIPPGEEGEARDGDLVSVALTRDSRLGLPRGRVKERLGAVASEKAVSLIALHAHGIPHVFPPAVLDEAARARPAGMEDREDWRDAPLLTIDPPDAKDHDDAVMALPDPDPANAGGFVVTVAIADVAAYVRPGSALDREALLRGNSVYFPDRVVPMLPERISNDLCSLRPGEDRPALAIRLVIGADGRKRRHSVHRVMMRSAAKLAYAQAQAAIDGQPDAVTQPLLDPVLRPLWAAYRVLAAARDARGPLALDLPERKVVLDAEGRVDRVVVPERLEAHRLIEEFMIQANVAAAETLEEKAQALIYRVHDEPSLDKMRALGEVLASIGIKLPKEGVLRPSLFNRILGMVQGTEHQTFLHEVILRAQAQAVYAPENAGHFGLALRRYAHFTSPIRRYADLVVHRALIRALRLGPDGLPDMGAAELAEIGQQISNAERRAMAAERETIDRLIAQHLADRVGASFAGQISGVTKSGLFVKLTETGADGFVPVSTLGADYFRYEEGRHALVGERSGETFRLGDRVTVRLVEAAPVAGALRFDVVSEGTRSSPAPRRGGPRKGRPAAERREGLTKRRGKRA; this comes from the coding sequence TTGGCCAAACGCTCCTCCCCGCCCTCCGACCACGCCGCCCTGCCCTCCCGCGAGGCGGTGCTGGCCTTCATCGCGGAGGCGACCACCAAGGTCGGCAAGCGCGAGATCGCCAAGGCCTTCGGCCTCAAGGGCGCCGACAAGGTCGAACTCAAGCGGATGCTCGCCGAGCTGAAGGACGAGGGCGCGGTCGAGAAGGACCGGGCGGGCCTGCGCAAGGCCGGCCGCCTGCCGCCGGTCCTCGTCGCCGAAATCGACGCCCGCGACCGCGACGGCGAGCTCCTCGCCCGCCCCGCCCAGTGGGACCCGGAAGCCGGCCCGGCCCCGAAGATCCTCGTGATGGCGCCGCGCGGCCGGCGGACCGGCAGCCTGCCCGCGCCCGGGATCGGCGACCGGGCGCTCCTGCGCGTCGAGCCCGACCGCGAGGCGCCGGGCCGCTATCTCGGCCGCGTCGTCAAGGTGATCGGCCGCAACAAGGCGGAGATGCTCGGGATCTACCGCGCCCTGGAGAAGGGCGGCGGGCGCGTCCTCCCGGTCGAGAAGCGCGCCCAGGGCCGCGAGATCGAGATCCCGCCCGGCGAGGAGGGCGAGGCCCGCGACGGCGACCTCGTCAGCGTCGCCCTCACCCGCGACAGCCGCCTCGGCCTGCCCCGGGGGCGGGTCAAGGAGCGCCTCGGCGCCGTCGCCTCCGAGAAGGCCGTGAGCCTGATCGCCCTCCACGCCCACGGCATCCCGCACGTCTTCCCCCCCGCGGTGCTGGACGAGGCCGCGCGGGCGCGGCCGGCCGGGATGGAGGACCGCGAGGATTGGCGCGACGCCCCCCTCCTCACCATCGACCCGCCCGACGCCAAGGACCACGACGACGCCGTGATGGCGCTGCCCGACCCGGACCCCGCCAACGCGGGCGGCTTCGTGGTCACGGTCGCGATCGCGGACGTCGCCGCCTATGTCCGGCCCGGCAGCGCCCTCGACCGCGAGGCGCTGCTGCGCGGCAACTCGGTCTACTTCCCCGACCGGGTCGTGCCGATGCTGCCCGAGCGCATCTCGAACGACCTCTGCTCCCTGCGCCCCGGCGAGGACCGCCCGGCCCTCGCCATCCGCCTCGTCATCGGCGCGGACGGCCGCAAGAGGCGCCACAGCGTCCACCGGGTGATGATGCGCTCGGCCGCCAAGCTCGCCTACGCGCAGGCCCAGGCCGCGATCGACGGGCAGCCGGACGCCGTCACGCAGCCCCTCCTCGACCCCGTCCTGCGCCCGCTCTGGGCGGCCTACCGGGTGCTCGCCGCGGCCCGGGACGCCCGCGGCCCCCTCGCCCTCGACCTGCCCGAGCGCAAGGTCGTCCTCGACGCCGAGGGTCGGGTCGACCGGGTGGTGGTGCCCGAGCGCCTGGAGGCGCACCGCCTGATCGAGGAATTCATGATCCAGGCGAACGTCGCCGCCGCCGAGACCCTGGAGGAGAAGGCGCAGGCCCTGATCTACCGGGTCCACGACGAGCCCTCGCTCGACAAGATGCGGGCGCTCGGCGAGGTGCTGGCCTCGATCGGCATCAAGCTGCCGAAGGAGGGCGTGCTCCGGCCCTCCCTGTTCAACCGCATCCTCGGCATGGTCCAGGGCACCGAGCACCAGACCTTCCTGCACGAGGTGATCCTGCGCGCGCAGGCCCAGGCGGTCTACGCGCCGGAGAATGCCGGGCATTTCGGGCTCGCCCTGCGCCGCTACGCGCATTTCACCTCGCCGATCCGGCGCTACGCCGACCTCGTCGTCCACCGCGCCCTGATCCGGGCGCTGCGGCTCGGGCCGGACGGGCTGCCCGACATGGGCGCGGCCGAGCTCGCCGAGATCGGCCAGCAGATCTCCAACGCCGAGCGCCGGGCCATGGCGGCCGAGCGCGAGACCATCGACCGGCTCATCGCCCAGCACCTCGCGGACCGGGTCGGCGCCAGCTTCGCGGGCCAGATCTCGGGCGTGACCAAGTCGGGGCTGTTCGTGAAGCTCACCGAGACCGGGGCGGACGGCTTCGTGCCGGTCTCGACGCTCGGGGCCGACTATTTCCGCTACGAGGAGGGCCGCCACGCCCTGGTGGGCGAGCGCAGCGGCGAGACCTTCCGGCTCGGCGACCGCGTCACCGTGCGCCTGGTCGAGGCCGCGCCCGTGGCGGGCGCCCTGCGCTTCGACGTGGTATCGGAGGGGACGCGGTCGAGCCCGGCGCCGCGGCGCGGCGGCCCGCGCAAGGGCCGCCCGGCGGCCGAGCGCCGCGAGGGCCTCACCAAGCGGAGGGGGAAGCGGGCGTGA
- a CDS encoding NUDIX hydrolase, whose product MARATAGTIESGAAPPASAAPERRPALRPRNAATLIILDHAGRTPKVLMGRRHDGHTFMPGKYVFPGGRIELADRHMPVAGTLNDRAEAALAARVSRPPHHLGRALALAAIRETYEETGLMIGTRDYGPPETAPDGPWAAFREAGVMPDLEAVQFIARAITPPARPKRFDTRFFAVTRDAVAGETPGMVGPEAELTELAWVSLAEARRLDLPRITHIVLDELETRLAAGFSPFLPVPFFREIRGRHTREEI is encoded by the coding sequence ATGGCGCGCGCGACGGCGGGGACGATCGAGAGCGGGGCCGCGCCCCCGGCCTCCGCGGCGCCTGAGCGCAGACCCGCGCTGAGGCCGCGGAACGCCGCGACCCTGATCATCCTCGACCATGCCGGCCGGACCCCGAAGGTGCTGATGGGCCGCCGCCACGACGGCCACACCTTCATGCCGGGCAAGTACGTCTTCCCGGGCGGCCGCATCGAGCTCGCGGACCGGCACATGCCCGTCGCCGGCACCCTGAACGACCGCGCCGAGGCCGCGCTCGCGGCGCGCGTCTCCCGGCCGCCCCACCATCTCGGCCGGGCGCTCGCCCTCGCGGCGATCCGCGAGACCTACGAGGAGACCGGCCTGATGATCGGGACCCGGGATTACGGGCCGCCCGAGACCGCCCCCGACGGGCCATGGGCCGCCTTCCGCGAGGCCGGCGTGATGCCCGACCTGGAGGCCGTGCAGTTCATCGCCCGGGCCATCACGCCCCCCGCCCGGCCCAAGCGCTTCGACACCCGCTTCTTCGCGGTGACCCGCGACGCCGTCGCGGGCGAGACGCCAGGCATGGTCGGGCCGGAGGCGGAACTCACCGAACTCGCCTGGGTGAGCCTCGCCGAGGCGCGCCGGCTCGACCTCCCCCGCATCACCCACATCGTCCTCGACGAACTGGAAACCCGCCTCGCGGCCGGCTTCAGCCCCTTCCTGCCGGTGCCGTTCTTCCGCGAGATCCGCGGCCGGCACACCCGCGAGGAGATCTGA
- a CDS encoding DUF983 domain-containing protein translates to MIEIDGRDAPAQPPAEVPWHLAMLRGFRNRCPHCGEGRLFGRFLKVREACEACGTELHHHRADDLPPYLVIFIVGHVVGLAILESQMRLDELPLWFELTFWPAVTLIMALALLQPVKGAVVGLQYALGMHGFSAIRRARTGTGQGGEARDGARDGGDDRERGRAPGLRGA, encoded by the coding sequence GTGATCGAGATCGACGGGCGGGACGCCCCCGCGCAGCCCCCAGCCGAGGTGCCCTGGCACCTCGCGATGCTGCGGGGCTTTCGCAACCGCTGCCCCCATTGCGGCGAGGGCCGCCTGTTCGGGCGCTTCCTGAAGGTGCGCGAGGCCTGCGAGGCCTGCGGCACCGAACTCCACCATCACCGGGCCGACGACCTGCCGCCCTACCTGGTGATCTTCATCGTCGGCCACGTGGTCGGGCTCGCCATCCTGGAGAGCCAGATGCGCCTCGACGAATTGCCGCTCTGGTTCGAGCTGACCTTCTGGCCCGCCGTGACCCTGATCATGGCGCTCGCCCTGCTGCAGCCCGTGAAGGGCGCGGTCGTCGGGCTGCAATACGCCCTTGGCATGCACGGCTTCTCCGCGATACGCCGCGCACGCACCGGGACCGGACAGGGCGGGGAGGCACGGGATGGCGCGCGCGACGGCGGGGACGATCGAGAGCGGGGCCGCGCCCCCGGCCTCCGCGGCGCCTGA
- a CDS encoding type I secretion system permease/ATPase yields MLVISVVLQVLGLVTPLFFQVVVDKVLVHRGLTTLDVLVLALVAVTTCEALLGYLRTILFAHTTSRLDSLLGTQVFRHLLALPIAYFGARPTGQTVARLRELETIRQFLTSSAMTLTVDLVFSGLFLAAMLAYSPSLTLIVALGLPLYVGLSLTLTPLLRARVDAKFRYGAAQQSFLVETLAGIETLKAMAVEPQARRRFDEGLAGYIAASFRVVALAAAGSQAIQLVAKLTAAAVLWFGARTVMEGGLSIGALVAFTMLAGQVNQPVLRLAQLWQDFQQFRLSVERLGDILNTPAETALAAPRLDLPALAGAIRFEGVRFRYRPDGPEILRGIDLAIRPGEVVGVVGRSGSGKSTLTRLIQRLHVPERGKVLVDGIDLALIEPAWLRRQVGVVLQENVLFARSVRENIALADPSLPLERVIAVARLAGAHDFILDLPQGYDTVLEERGANLSGGQRQRIALARALATNPRILILDEATSALDYESERAIQANMRAICRGRTVVIVAHRLSTVRGADRILVMDRGLIAEEGRHQDLAGLPDGLYAALVRGANGHG; encoded by the coding sequence GTGCTGGTCATCTCCGTCGTCCTCCAGGTCCTCGGTCTCGTCACGCCCCTGTTCTTCCAGGTCGTCGTCGACAAGGTGCTGGTCCACAGGGGCCTCACCACCCTCGACGTCCTCGTGCTGGCCCTGGTCGCCGTCACCACGTGCGAGGCGCTGCTCGGTTACCTGCGCACGATCCTGTTCGCGCACACGACCAGCCGGCTCGATTCCCTCCTCGGCACGCAGGTCTTCCGGCACTTGCTGGCGCTCCCGATCGCCTATTTCGGAGCGCGGCCGACCGGCCAGACCGTCGCCCGCCTACGCGAGCTGGAGACGATCCGCCAATTCCTGACCAGCTCGGCCATGACGCTGACGGTCGACCTCGTCTTCTCGGGCCTGTTCCTGGCGGCGATGCTCGCCTACAGCCCGTCCCTCACGCTGATCGTGGCGCTCGGGCTGCCGCTCTATGTCGGCCTGAGCCTGACGCTCACGCCCCTGCTGCGCGCGCGGGTCGACGCGAAGTTCCGCTACGGCGCGGCGCAGCAATCCTTCCTCGTCGAGACCCTCGCGGGCATCGAGACCCTCAAGGCCATGGCGGTCGAGCCGCAGGCGCGCCGCCGCTTCGACGAGGGCTTGGCCGGCTACATCGCCGCCTCGTTCCGGGTGGTCGCGCTCGCCGCCGCCGGCAGCCAGGCGATCCAGCTCGTGGCCAAGCTCACCGCCGCCGCCGTGCTCTGGTTCGGCGCGCGGACGGTCATGGAGGGCGGCCTCTCGATCGGGGCACTGGTCGCCTTCACCATGCTGGCCGGCCAGGTCAACCAGCCGGTGCTGCGGCTCGCCCAGCTCTGGCAGGATTTCCAGCAGTTCCGCCTCTCGGTCGAGCGGCTCGGCGACATCCTGAACACCCCCGCCGAGACGGCGCTCGCCGCACCCCGCCTCGACCTGCCGGCGCTCGCGGGCGCGATCCGATTCGAGGGCGTCCGCTTCCGCTATCGGCCGGACGGCCCCGAGATCCTGCGCGGCATCGATCTCGCGATCCGGCCCGGCGAGGTGGTGGGCGTGGTCGGGCGCTCGGGCTCCGGCAAGTCGACGCTGACCCGCCTGATCCAGCGGCTCCACGTCCCGGAGCGCGGCAAGGTGCTGGTGGACGGGATCGACCTCGCCCTGATCGAACCGGCCTGGCTGCGCCGGCAGGTCGGCGTGGTGCTGCAGGAGAACGTGCTCTTCGCCCGCTCCGTGCGCGAGAACATCGCGCTCGCCGACCCGTCCCTGCCGCTGGAGCGGGTGATCGCGGTGGCGCGCCTCGCCGGCGCGCACGATTTCATCCTCGACCTGCCGCAGGGCTACGACACCGTGCTGGAGGAGCGGGGCGCCAACCTGTCGGGCGGGCAGCGCCAGCGCATCGCCCTGGCCCGCGCGCTCGCGACGAACCCGCGCATCCTCATCCTGGACGAGGCGACGAGCGCGCTCGACTACGAGTCGGAGCGGGCGATCCAGGCCAACATGCGGGCGATCTGCCGAGGCCGCACGGTCGTGATCGTGGCCCACCGCCTCTCGACGGTGCGGGGCGCCGACCGGATCCTGGTGATGGACCGCGGCCTCATCGCCGAGGAGGGCCGGCACCAGGACCTCGCGGGTCTTCCCGACGGGCTCTACGCGGCGCTGGTCCGGGGGGCGAACGGCCATGGCTGA